From a region of the Salvelinus alpinus chromosome 2, SLU_Salpinus.1, whole genome shotgun sequence genome:
- the LOC139568176 gene encoding alpha-2-macroglobulin-like, whose product MTDGEIYVRLSPQTTRCVMVLPGLQVWRWILFACIHWLCVCQETLRPVYMVAIPAVIQAGSEAKLCASLLQPNETLVMTVSLMADGQNKRLLHQSSDQEFHRCFQFQAPHVKSDKVQNFKVEVRGETFLSTEERRVMIKPYSPMTFIQTDKPIYNPGQTVHFRVVTLDTHFSPVNQLYNIVELEDVNHNRIGQWVNTTSSGSILQLSHPLNSEAPVGSYTIVVWIGEEKIYHNFKVEQYVLPKFEIQMNLTDKISVVQEEYEVKVCAKYTYGQPVPGKAGVKLCRLLVDNAVIPITIDERNPQGVPDYTPPCHKESIEMDHTGCASYVFNMAIFTKNAGEKLLGDVYSFHAEVQEEGTGVTLSEEKRIELSYVIGEFTFVDTPQIYEHGSIIEGKINAVRFNNTPISDMLVYLFEEKGWSSYLRLQNLTTDSRGIARFSVNTTSLPKENINLVVSDTPQAEFPGYRVPYFNRGQHLLSLIQPAAPDSKPSSSLAIQKVEKPLACGQAVSITIRYAIVGETVPKGSVAVLYLALSRGVIVQHGHINVTVQQDSPVAEGDVTLTLAVVPEMAPVVQLLVYSMLPSETVIAHSMNFPTEKCFRNKVLVEFSPSNAVPGEANTLHLSAQPGSLCGLGAVDQSVGIMEPGKRLDADKIFDLLPVKETTYIPYELEDPVACLRVRPRRFIIPHPYGPSEMTNDPYAVSGKLGLKLATNLDIRVPSCLSYQGNQYYRSYAYSHMARPGSAGPRLEMAVAGGLAAPPPPPIQTVRTFFPETWIWDLVEVGESGSADVPLTVPDTITTWETEVFCLAPSGFGLAPLVELTVFQPFFLELTLPYSVIRGEHFELKATVFNYLSKCIVVSVTPALSSDYTLTPLRDVRDSSCLCANGRKTFSWTMAPSVLGVLNVSVSAAAVQSHTACDNGVANVPERGRVDTVTRSLLVKAEGTEKSHTYNWLLCPTGEALTEEVELQLPQNVVDGSARISLSVLGDILGRALNNLDGLLQMPYGCGEQNMALLSPNIYILEYLRNTKQLTPAILDKATKFLTSGYQRQLNYKNADGAYSTFGQGLGNTWLTAFVLRSFGKAQSFIYVDPATMEQSKTWLERQQGKHGCFRALGKLLNNRMKGGVTDEVTLTAYITASMLELNMSVSDPVVDHSLSCLKNSTSDLSNTYATALLAYTFTLAGDMETRARLLQHLDTISFQEGGLLHWSQSSSETLPSLEVEISSYVLLASLSASSRSTSDLGYASRIVRWLVRQQNAYGGFSSTQDTVVALQALALYSTRVFSRGGASTVTVRSPSGERCLFHVNQNNKLLYQERALQDTEGKYSVEVKGSACASVQVVVRYNVPTPTRSTTLSIQVTPEVDCNSKSLRPRVTLKLESRYRGKELTTNMIIVDLKMLSGFSPDPDSLGRLRGSSQVDRVDIKDDHVLLYLTELTSLFPFHITLDIIQEFPVQNLKPAVVKIYDYYQPSDQAETEYVFPCK is encoded by the exons ATGACCGACGGGGAGATTTACGTTCGACTGAGTCCACAAACAACCCGCTGCG TCATGGTTCTTCCTGGGCTTCAGGTTTGGAGATGGATACTCTTTGCCTGCATTCACTGGCTTTGTGTCTGTCAAGAGACTCTAAGACC GGTTTACATGGTAGCCATTCCTGCAGTGATCCAGGCAGGCTCAGAGGCCAAGCTTTGTGCCAGCCTTCTGCAGCCCAACGAGACCCTGGTCATGACCGTATCTCTGATGGCCGACGGGCAGAACAAGAGACTTCTCCACCAGAGTTCTGACCAAGAGTTTCACCGCTGTTTCCAGTTTCAG GCCCCTCACGTGAAGAGCGACAAAGTGCAGAACTTTAAGGTGGAGGTTCGAGGGGAAACATTTCTATccacagaggagagaagggtcATGATCAAACCCTACAGCCCCATGACGTTCATCCAAACGGACAAACCAATCTACAACCCAGGACAAACGG TGCATTTTAGAGTCGTCACCTTGGATACCCATTTTAGCCCCGTCAATCAGCTG TACAACATTGTGGAACTTGAG GATGTTAATCACAACCGGATTGGACAGTGGGTCAACACTACATCCAGTGGCAGCATTCTGCAGCTTTCTCACCCCCTGAACTCTGAAGCACCTGTAGGATCCTATACCATTGTAGTGTGGATTGGTGAAGAGAAAATCTACCACAACTTCAAGGTAGAACAGTATG TTTTGCCCAAGTTTGAGATCCAAATGAACCTCACGGACAAGATCAGCGTTGTTCAGGAAGAGTATGAAGTGAAAGTGTGTGCAAA ATACACGTATGGGCAGCCTGTACCTGGTAAAGCAGGGGTCAAGTTGTGCCGACTCTTGGTGGACAATGCAGTGATACCAATAACAATCGATGAGCGAAATCCACAAGGAGTTCCTGATTACACACCTCCATGCCACAAAGAGTCAATAGAG ATGGACCATACTGGCTGTGCTTCTTATGTCTTCAACATGGCCATTTTCACAAAGAATGCAGGAGAGAAATTGCTGGGAGACGTGTATAGTTTCCATGCAGAAGTACAGGAGGAGGGGACAG GTGTGACACTGTCAGAGGAAAAACGCATTGAGCTCTCCTATGTGATTGGTGAATTCACATTTGTTGACACGCCCCAAATCTATGAGCATGGATCAATTATCGAAGGCAAG ATAAATGCTGTTCGCTTTAACAACACACCCATCTCTGACATGTTAGTCTACCTGTTTGAGGAGAAAGGCTGGTCCTCATATCTACGACTACAGAACCTAACCACGGACAGTCGTGGTATTGCCAGGTTCTCCGTCAACACAACCAGTCTGCCCAAAGAGAATATTAACCTCGTA GTGAGCGACACCCCACAAGCAGAGTTCCCAGGATACAGGGTCCCCTATTTCAACAGAGGGCAACACCTACTCTCACTGATCCAGCCCGCTGCCCCTGACAGTAAACCGTCCAGCTCCCTGGCTATTCAGAAGGTGGAGAAACCACTGGCATGTGGGCAGGCGGTGTCAATCACCATCCGCTATGCCATCGTAGGGGAGACTGTCCCAAAGGGCTCTGTGGCTGTCCTCTACCTG GCCTTATCCAGAGGGGTCATAGTTCAGCATGGACACATCAATGTTACTGTGCAGCAGGACAGTCCTG TAGCTGAGGGTGACGTCACCTTGACGTTGGCAGTGGTTCCAGAGATGGCGCCGGTGGTTCAGCTCCTGGTGTACAGTATGCTACCCAGTGAGACTGTCATCGCCCACAGCATGAACTTCCCCACTGAGAAATGCTTCAGGAACAAG GTGTTGGTGGAGTTCTCTCCCTCCAACGCTGTCCCAGGGGAGGCGAACACCCTGCATCTCTCTGCCCAGCCCGGTTCCCTCTGTGGCCTCGGTGCTGTGGACCAGAGTGTTGGCATCATGGAGCCAGGGAAGAGGCTGGATGCTGACAAG ATATTTGATTTGTTACCGGTCAAGGAGACGACCTATATTCCCTACGAGCTTGAAGATCCAGTAGCATGTTTACGTGTTAGACCAAGGAGATTCATAATACCACACCCATATGGACCGTCTGAGATGACAAATGATCCTTATGCAGTTTCAGGTAA GCTGGGACTGAAGCTAGCGACTAACCTGGATATAAGAGTACCTTCCTGCCTCAGTTACCAGGGGAACCAGTACTATCGCTCCTATG CTTACAGCCATATGGCTAGGCCTGGATCAGCAGGTCCTAGACTTGAAATGGCTGTGGCTGGTGGACTTGCCGCTCCACCTCCGCCACCCATACAGACGGTCCGTACATTCTTCCCTGAGACATGGATTTGGGACCTTGTGGAAGTTGG GGAGTCTGGATCAGCAGATGTCCCCCTGACAGTCCCAGACACCATCACCACCTGGGAGACTGAGGTCTTCTGCCTGGCCCCCAGTGGCTTCGGTCTGGCTCCTCTGGTGGAGCTCACGGTCTTCCAGCCCTTCTTCCTGGAGCTCACCCTGCCCTACTCAGTCATCCGGGGAGAGCACTTTGAgctgaaggccactgtgtttaactacctctccaaGTGCATCGTG GTTTCTGTGACTCCAGCTCTTTCCTCTGACTACACTCTCACACCCTTGCGTGATGTCCGGGACTCCTCGTGCTTGTGTGCCAATGGACGAAAGACCTTCAGTTGGACAATGGCCCCCTCTGTCCTGG GGGTTTTGAACGTGTCCGTTAGTGCGGCGGCTGTCCAGTCCCACACTGCGTGTGACAACGGGGTTGCGAACGTACCGGAGAGAGGACGCGTTGACACGGTCACACGGAGCCTGCTGGTGAAG gcTGAGGGAACAGAGAAGAGCCACACCTACAACTGGTTGCTGTGTCCTACTG GAGAAGCTCTGACGGAGGAGGTGGAACTGCAACTCCCCCAGAACGTGGTGGATGGTTCTGCTAGGATTTCCCTCTCAGTTCTGG GGGACATCCTGGGTCGGGCCCTCAACAACCTGGATGGACTGTTGCAGATGCCGTATGGGTGTGGGGAGCAGAACATGGCCCTGCTCTCCCCCAATATCTACATCCTGGAGTACCTGAGGAACACAAAGCAGCTCACGCCAGCCATCCTAGACAAGGCTACCAAGTTCCTCACTAGTG GTTACCAACGGCAGCTGAACTACAAGAATGCTGATGGTGCGTACAGCACGTTTGGACAAGGCTTGGGGAACACCTG GCTGACTGCTTTTGTCTTGAGATCCTTTGGCAAAGCCCAGTCTTTCATCTATGTTGACCCGGCAACGATGGAGCAATCCAAGACTTGGTTGGAACGTCAACAAGGCAAACATGGCTGTTTCAGAGCTTTAGGGAAGCTCTTGAACAACAGAATGAAG GGTGGAGTGACGGATGAAGTCACACTGACTGCTTACATCACTGCTTCAATGCTGGAGCTCAACATGTCCGTGTCG GATCCTGTTGTGGACCACAGCTTGTCTTGCCTGAAGAACTCCACCAGTGATTTGTCCAACACCTACGCTACTGCTCTGCTGGCCTACACCTTCACCCTGGCAGGTGACATGGAGACACGGGCCCGGCTTCTGCAGCACCTCGACACCATCTCATTTCAAGAGG GGGGTCTCCTGCACTGGTCCCAGTCCTCCTCGGAGACCTTACCCTCCCTGGAGGTGGAGATCAGCTCCTACGTTCTGCTGGCGTCCCTCAGTGCCTCTTCTCGGTCTACCTCTGACCTGGGCTACGCCTCCCGCATCGTCAGGTGGCTGGTGAGGCAGCAGAACGCCTACGGAGGCTTCTCCTCCACCCAG GACACCGTGGTGGCCCTCCAGGCCCTGGCTCTCTACTCCACCAGGGTGTTCAGTAGAGGCGGAGCCAGCACAGTGACGGTACGGTCTCCCAGTGGGGAACGGTGCCTCTTCCATGTCAACCAAAACAACAAGCTTCTGTACCAGGAGAGGGCGCTGCAGGACACAGAAGGGAAGTACAGCGTTGAAGTGAAGGGCAGTGCTTGTGCCTCAGTGCAG GTGGTGGTCCGCTACAACGTCCCTACTCCTACCAGAAGCACAACGCTCAGTATCCAGGTGACTCCAGAGGTGGACTGCAACAGCAAGTCTTTGAGACCCAGAGTCACGCTGAAGCTCGAGTCTCG